The proteins below come from a single Desulfitobacterium metallireducens DSM 15288 genomic window:
- a CDS encoding FliH/SctL family protein, with protein MNSFIKSRVVKSQAVEVSIPRLVENNFEGFQLLGGHLAVVRDVMESETGVVSFGSSIEPLGEQKQASIQEADRSELMNQTKAEAQSLLEKAEAEAEHIRAQAQVEADELKQRISEEVTAKAQAEGYEKGFAQGQAEGYAAGKTQGEHEVAEKVEQAQMLLHRVQNAAQEEFKKVDNDLLHLSLMIAERVARASLNINPELLKNQIKALTLFPQEREGWRLHVSPEDFVWLQKTNTETKLNLTYVADDTLHPGDSFLECSEGIFDSRLDLQLSHLEQLLGEELNHEGLEQTGR; from the coding sequence ATGAACTCATTTATTAAATCACGTGTAGTAAAAAGCCAAGCAGTTGAAGTTTCGATCCCGCGTTTAGTTGAGAATAATTTCGAGGGCTTTCAGCTCTTAGGTGGGCATCTGGCAGTTGTGAGAGATGTTATGGAATCTGAGACTGGAGTTGTCAGTTTTGGCAGTTCAATTGAACCCTTGGGTGAGCAAAAGCAAGCTAGCATTCAAGAAGCGGATCGTTCTGAATTGATGAACCAGACAAAAGCTGAAGCCCAGAGCCTTCTAGAAAAGGCGGAAGCTGAGGCTGAACACATCCGGGCACAGGCTCAGGTTGAGGCTGATGAACTAAAGCAGCGGATAAGTGAGGAAGTAACGGCTAAAGCTCAAGCTGAAGGGTATGAAAAAGGGTTTGCTCAGGGGCAGGCTGAAGGATACGCCGCCGGCAAAACTCAGGGAGAACACGAAGTCGCAGAGAAAGTGGAACAGGCCCAGATGCTTCTTCACCGTGTCCAAAACGCGGCACAAGAGGAATTTAAAAAAGTCGATAACGATCTTCTTCATCTGAGTTTGATGATCGCCGAACGGGTCGCCCGCGCAAGCCTGAATATTAATCCTGAATTACTTAAAAATCAGATCAAAGCGCTTACGTTGTTTCCACAGGAGCGGGAGGGCTGGAGATTACATGTTTCACCCGAAGATTTTGTTTGGCTCCAGAAAACCAATACTGAGACGAAGCTGAATCTTACCTATGTTGCCGATGATACCCTCCATCCGGGGGATAGCTTTTTAGAATGTTCTGAAGGGATTTTCGATTCGCGTTTAGACCTTCAATTGTCTCATCTAGAACAACTCCTGGGAGAGGAATTAAATCATGAGGGATTGGAACAGACTGGCCGATAA
- the fliG gene encoding flagellar motor switch protein FliG: MTQSINGIQKAAILMIALGPDKSAKIVQHLTETEIDQLTLEMANVHKISAEQRDNVVDEFHQMCIANDYIAQGGIDYARDVLERALGEQKAFDIISRLSSSLKMRPFDLVRRTDPKQLLSFIQGEHPQTIALIMTHLPSDKAATILSSLAHEKQADITRRIALMGRTSPDVLKEIEKILERKISSLAPTDYTTSGGIQSVVDILNRSDPGTLKVVMDALEMDDPELAEQVKRQMFVFEDIVMLDDRGIQLVLREVDSKDLALAIKGSNPEVGEKIMQNMSARASQMLKEDIEFMGPVRLRDVEDAQQRIVKVIRRLEESGAIVISRGGGDELIY; encoded by the coding sequence ATGACCCAGAGTATAAATGGAATTCAGAAAGCAGCAATCCTGATGATTGCCCTAGGCCCAGATAAATCTGCAAAGATTGTACAGCATCTCACTGAGACGGAAATTGATCAATTAACGTTAGAGATGGCGAATGTTCATAAAATCTCGGCTGAGCAGCGAGATAATGTTGTAGATGAATTCCATCAAATGTGTATTGCGAATGATTATATCGCTCAAGGCGGGATTGATTATGCTCGTGATGTTTTGGAACGAGCCTTAGGTGAGCAGAAGGCGTTTGATATTATTTCCCGACTTTCTTCCTCGCTTAAGATGCGTCCATTTGATCTTGTGCGACGTACGGATCCTAAGCAACTCTTATCCTTTATACAAGGGGAGCATCCGCAAACCATTGCCTTAATTATGACGCATCTGCCATCAGATAAGGCGGCCACAATTCTTTCTAGTCTTGCTCATGAAAAGCAAGCGGATATCACCCGCCGAATCGCCTTGATGGGAAGGACTAGCCCAGATGTACTCAAGGAAATTGAAAAGATTCTCGAACGCAAGATTTCGAGTCTTGCTCCAACCGACTATACAACCTCAGGAGGGATCCAAAGCGTCGTAGATATCCTTAACCGGAGCGATCCCGGGACTCTTAAAGTGGTCATGGATGCCTTAGAAATGGATGATCCAGAACTTGCAGAACAAGTGAAACGACAAATGTTTGTCTTTGAAGATATCGTGATGCTGGATGACCGGGGAATTCAGCTGGTCCTTCGGGAAGTGGATTCGAAAGACTTGGCCTTGGCTATCAAAGGCTCGAATCCGGAAGTTGGGGAGAAGATCATGCAGAACATGTCGGCTCGCGCTTCTCAGATGCTGAAAGAAGATATAGAATTCATGGGTCCTGTCCGTTTGCGCGATGTTGAAGACGCCCAACAGCGAATTGTTAAGGTTATTCGGCGACTTGAAGAAAGTGGTGCTATTGTGATTTCGAGAGGTGGCGGCGATGAACTCATTTATTAA
- the fliF gene encoding flagellar basal-body MS-ring/collar protein FliF: protein MNFSWAGIQQSIREFWGKLSRPQKIITVIAPLIVTVALVSLILWAGRPQYVALFSNLADTDAGAITTKLKDLKVNYQLANNGTTIMVPQSQASEVRLELANAGLPQGSKFSFDYLNSVRLGETDADRKIRYVLGLQTELETTLKTLAGVEDARVHIVMPDPSLFADKEKPATAAVTLKVATGTEIADEQVKAIANLLRGSVEGLQPENVTIVDTKGNTLSDVLSSESDPKKLTVTQLQLQQKVETDLQKSLQSMLDRVFGTGKTVVRANAVLNFDQVSINSTKNGPGAVVSEKNSTENTANNAQGGATPGVTPNVAPGYVGTTANGSTSTSAKTDSTRNYQVDSTQEQRVVAPGSVKRLSVSIMADSDVVTNAQLAQIQTVVASASGIDLTRGDQIEVAALPFDKTGIDQEQQQRDAAARNQQLLRYVELGIGALLALVFIFLVLRMRSKRKAEAGGFDLSGELQPVPLAAAEELLLAQQQAQQQAEREADLKLAQKKKKSAEEIEKQKVKEAVELYAENNPDDVAKLVKTWLAEEK from the coding sequence ATGAATTTTTCGTGGGCAGGAATACAGCAGTCAATACGTGAATTCTGGGGTAAATTATCCCGTCCACAAAAAATAATTACCGTTATCGCTCCTCTTATCGTAACGGTAGCCTTAGTTTCTCTGATCTTATGGGCAGGGCGTCCTCAGTATGTCGCGCTGTTTTCGAATTTAGCGGATACTGATGCTGGGGCAATTACAACAAAGCTTAAAGATCTCAAAGTGAATTATCAATTGGCAAATAACGGAACAACGATCATGGTCCCGCAAAGTCAAGCCTCTGAAGTGCGTTTGGAATTAGCCAATGCTGGTCTTCCTCAAGGAAGTAAATTTAGTTTCGATTATTTGAACTCAGTTCGTTTAGGGGAAACTGATGCTGATCGAAAAATTCGTTATGTTCTCGGATTGCAGACTGAATTGGAAACGACCTTGAAGACCTTGGCCGGAGTTGAAGATGCAAGAGTTCATATTGTTATGCCAGATCCTTCTCTTTTTGCAGACAAGGAAAAACCGGCGACGGCTGCAGTGACTCTTAAAGTAGCAACCGGAACGGAGATCGCAGATGAACAAGTCAAGGCGATTGCTAATCTATTACGCGGATCTGTAGAAGGACTGCAACCGGAGAATGTGACGATTGTAGATACAAAGGGTAATACGCTTTCCGATGTTCTAAGCAGCGAAAGTGATCCTAAAAAATTAACCGTAACCCAGCTCCAGCTTCAACAAAAAGTGGAAACCGACCTTCAGAAGTCTCTTCAAAGTATGTTAGATCGTGTTTTTGGAACGGGGAAAACAGTCGTCAGAGCTAATGCAGTGCTCAATTTTGATCAAGTGTCGATCAATTCTACAAAAAACGGACCCGGTGCTGTGGTCAGTGAAAAGAACAGTACGGAAAACACGGCTAATAATGCACAAGGTGGAGCGACCCCGGGCGTAACGCCGAATGTTGCTCCGGGTTATGTGGGTACAACCGCAAATGGGTCGACCTCGACTTCTGCGAAAACGGATTCCACCCGGAATTACCAAGTGGATTCGACCCAGGAACAGCGTGTCGTAGCGCCTGGATCAGTTAAACGTTTGTCGGTTTCCATTATGGCCGATTCTGATGTAGTAACAAATGCTCAACTTGCTCAGATTCAAACGGTTGTCGCTTCAGCCAGCGGGATTGATCTCACTCGAGGAGATCAGATCGAAGTTGCCGCTTTGCCCTTCGATAAGACGGGAATAGATCAAGAGCAACAACAAAGAGATGCGGCTGCACGTAATCAACAGCTTTTAAGATATGTAGAGTTGGGAATAGGAGCTCTTCTCGCCTTGGTATTTATCTTCTTAGTTTTGCGTATGCGTTCTAAGCGAAAAGCAGAGGCTGGAGGTTTTGACTTGAGTGGTGAACTTCAACCGGTTCCGCTCGCTGCAGCCGAAGAACTTTTACTCGCCCAACAACAGGCCCAACAGCAAGCTGAGAGAGAAGCAGATCTGAAACTTGCTCAGAAAAAGAAGAAATCAGCGGAAGAAATCGAGAAGCAAAAAGTTAAGGAAGCGGTTGAGCTTTACGCAGAAAATAATCCGGATGATGTGGCGAAACTCGTTAAGACATGGTTAGCGGAGGAAAAATAG
- the fliE gene encoding flagellar hook-basal body complex protein FliE, with protein MAIAPIPPMNLLNPVNAVQNSQVNPVSSAGNGTAKAGSDFGQFLTDALNQVDALQKNAGAASLGLATGQIQDVHTVMIAEQKASLALNMTVQVRNKVIESYQEIMRMQI; from the coding sequence ATGGCGATCGCTCCAATTCCACCCATGAATCTGCTCAATCCCGTAAATGCGGTGCAGAATTCACAAGTTAATCCTGTAAGTAGTGCAGGAAACGGTACGGCTAAAGCTGGTTCGGATTTCGGACAATTTTTAACAGATGCCCTAAATCAAGTTGATGCTCTGCAAAAAAATGCAGGCGCGGCAAGTTTAGGCTTGGCGACCGGTCAAATCCAAGATGTTCATACGGTCATGATTGCTGAGCAAAAAGCAAGTCTTGCTTTGAATATGACCGTTCAAGTTCGAAATAAGGTCATCGAGAGTTACCAGGAAATCATGCGTATGCAGATCTAA
- the flgC gene encoding flagellar basal body rod protein FlgC → MGFFNAIDTSASGLTAQRLRLDLIANNVANINTTRTAQTTAAGNPIPYQRQVAVFVPRSAETSFSTVLNQAINPAGNGVEVAAISQDSAPFGVEYNPDSPDAAKVAEPGLPVGYVRTPNVNIVTEMADMISASRAYEANVTALNASKSMMSKALEIGRG, encoded by the coding sequence ATGGGATTTTTTAATGCGATTGATACGAGTGCCTCAGGTTTAACGGCACAACGCTTGCGTTTGGATCTTATTGCCAATAATGTGGCTAATATCAATACGACGCGAACGGCACAGACGACAGCTGCAGGAAACCCCATTCCTTATCAGCGTCAAGTCGCGGTATTCGTTCCCCGTTCGGCTGAAACGTCCTTTTCAACTGTGCTCAATCAAGCGATCAATCCGGCGGGAAATGGGGTTGAGGTCGCAGCGATATCGCAAGATTCGGCACCTTTTGGTGTGGAATATAATCCGGATTCACCGGATGCCGCAAAAGTGGCTGAACCAGGATTACCCGTGGGTTATGTGCGGACGCCTAATGTCAATATCGTAACCGAGATGGCTGATATGATTTCCGCGTCGCGGGCTTATGAAGCCAATGTTACAGCTCTTAATGCGTCAAAATCGATGATGTCGAAAGCCTTGGAAATTGGAAGGGGGTAA
- a CDS encoding protein-glutamate methylesterase/protein-glutamine glutaminase, translating into MLQKILSQDPQIKVLDTARDGREGIEKLQALHPQVITMDVEMPVMNGLQALDEIMRWKPTPVIILSAVTTEGTQATIKALDYGAFDVVAKPSGNPGGDLQVLTRDLIAKVKGAAQVDPARLSKKGAIGRTAVNSTMSTPQSKGVNPSPISNRMSAQSGENRGSRSSASHPKHPVEIVAIGTSTGGPSALQSVLPQLPANFPVPVIVAQHMPPGFTGPLAQRLNGLCALNVREGIHGEPLKAGTVYVAPAGKQIQVMRRNGQLLLHIGDESPIPTLYHPSVDVMFLSLAKEVGKGALGVVMTGMGNDGLKGMREIKALEGFAIAEAEETCVVYGMPRAIVDAGLADRVVPLNEIGHVIVECV; encoded by the coding sequence ATGCTACAAAAGATTTTAAGTCAGGACCCACAGATTAAGGTGCTGGATACGGCTCGAGATGGCCGTGAGGGAATCGAAAAACTCCAAGCGTTACATCCTCAGGTCATCACGATGGATGTCGAGATGCCAGTAATGAATGGGTTACAGGCTTTGGATGAAATCATGCGTTGGAAGCCGACTCCTGTTATTATCTTAAGCGCGGTGACAACGGAAGGTACCCAAGCGACCATCAAAGCTCTGGATTATGGAGCCTTTGATGTTGTCGCAAAACCCTCTGGTAACCCAGGGGGTGACCTTCAGGTCTTGACCCGAGATTTAATCGCGAAAGTCAAAGGAGCGGCGCAGGTTGATCCAGCCCGACTCTCTAAAAAAGGAGCAATAGGCCGAACAGCTGTGAATAGCACTATGTCAACACCGCAAAGTAAAGGCGTAAATCCTTCACCTATATCGAACCGAATGTCAGCGCAGTCTGGGGAAAACCGAGGAAGTAGAAGCTCAGCGAGTCATCCTAAACATCCCGTTGAAATCGTTGCCATAGGGACATCGACCGGAGGTCCCTCGGCCTTGCAATCCGTCCTTCCCCAGCTACCCGCAAATTTTCCTGTTCCCGTGATTGTTGCCCAACATATGCCTCCAGGGTTTACAGGACCGTTAGCGCAACGCTTGAATGGATTATGTGCCTTGAATGTTCGAGAAGGGATTCATGGTGAACCTTTGAAAGCAGGCACGGTTTATGTTGCACCAGCGGGTAAACAGATCCAAGTGATGCGACGAAATGGTCAGCTCTTACTCCATATTGGGGACGAAAGTCCGATTCCGACACTCTATCATCCCTCAGTAGATGTGATGTTCCTTTCCTTAGCGAAGGAGGTAGGCAAAGGGGCCTTAGGTGTGGTCATGACCGGCATGGGTAACGATGGGCTTAAGGGGATGCGCGAAATTAAGGCTCTTGAGGGTTTCGCCATTGCTGAAGCTGAAGAAACGTGTGTTGTTTATGGAATGCCGCGCGCCATTGTCGATGCAGGCCTTGCGGACCGGGTCGTACCCCTTAATGAAATCGGGCATGTTATTGTGGAATGTGTCTAG
- a CDS encoding IS110 family transposase — protein sequence MNFTQNEKLNQLSESSIVIGVDIASELHYARAFDWRGVELGKVFKFANTAEGFKDCYAWIERLKRQTHKDSIIVGAEPTGHYWFNLASYFKEQSIKLVLVNPFHVKRSKELDDNHPSKTDAKDPKTIAKLVIEGRFNEPYIPEGIYAELRIATACRMRIQKDMNSIKNRIQRWLKIYFPEHETVFAKFDATSSMLVLQEAPLPSDIEKLGAEGINQIWRDNKLRAVGMKRAKSLYEAAQKSIGCTEGEFCSRMEIKLLLQDYHNKTAQYQAITEVIDGLCSQIPEVAKLLEIKGVGLVSVAGFISEVGDIRRFNSPKQIQKLAGLALRESSSGKHKGQTTISKRGRARLRAILFQAVMPLVSNNTEFAEIHKYYTTRNKNPLKKKQSLIALSCKLIRVFYAILTKGIDYDPQKLIKDIHRPVEYLAA from the coding sequence ATGAATTTTACACAAAACGAGAAACTAAATCAACTTTCAGAAAGTAGTATTGTCATTGGAGTGGACATCGCAAGCGAACTTCATTATGCCAGAGCTTTCGACTGGCGAGGAGTAGAGCTAGGGAAAGTATTCAAGTTTGCAAACACTGCAGAAGGATTCAAAGACTGCTACGCATGGATTGAACGGCTAAAAAGGCAGACACATAAGGACTCCATAATAGTAGGCGCAGAGCCAACCGGCCATTACTGGTTCAATCTAGCATCATATTTTAAAGAGCAAAGCATTAAGCTAGTCCTGGTCAATCCATTTCACGTAAAACGTAGTAAAGAACTGGATGACAATCATCCGAGCAAAACGGATGCCAAGGATCCTAAAACAATCGCTAAGCTGGTGATCGAGGGCAGATTCAATGAGCCTTACATTCCGGAAGGGATCTATGCGGAATTGCGAATAGCTACGGCTTGCAGAATGCGCATACAAAAGGATATGAATAGCATAAAAAATCGCATCCAGCGGTGGCTAAAAATATACTTTCCCGAGCATGAAACGGTGTTTGCTAAATTTGATGCCACAAGTAGCATGCTGGTGCTGCAAGAAGCCCCTCTACCCAGCGATATTGAAAAACTTGGAGCAGAAGGAATAAACCAAATTTGGAGGGACAACAAACTGAGGGCAGTGGGTATGAAAAGGGCTAAGAGCCTGTATGAAGCTGCTCAAAAGAGCATTGGTTGCACCGAAGGAGAGTTTTGTTCCCGAATGGAAATCAAGCTATTACTCCAAGACTATCATAATAAAACAGCACAATATCAAGCGATCACAGAGGTCATTGATGGTTTGTGCAGTCAAATACCAGAAGTAGCAAAGCTACTTGAAATTAAAGGTGTGGGACTGGTTTCAGTAGCTGGTTTTATCTCTGAGGTTGGAGACATTAGACGCTTTAATTCTCCGAAGCAGATTCAAAAACTTGCCGGATTGGCCTTGCGAGAAAGCAGCTCAGGCAAGCACAAAGGACAGACCACGATCAGCAAACGGGGGCGAGCGCGACTGAGGGCAATTCTATTTCAAGCGGTGATGCCACTAGTCTCTAACAACACAGAGTTTGCAGAGATACATAAGTATTACACGACAAGAAACAAGAATCCTCTCAAAAAGAAACAATCGCTAATCGCCTTAAGCTGTAAACTGATTCGGGTATTCTATGCAATATTAACGAAAGGCATAGACTACGACCCGCAAAAGCTAATTAAAGACATCCATCGTCCCGTTGAGTATTTAGCAGCGTAA
- a CDS encoding chemotaxis protein CheW yields the protein MPEEQLVTFGLGSEEFGVDIMLVQEIIRIPPITRVPKAPSFVEGVINLRGNVITVVSLRNRFGMEHAEETDLSRIIVLEVNNKVFGIRVDAVTEVLRLEEDAIEPPPSVAMGVDSHYIRGVGKIGDRLLILLDLEHIMGGEMSHESGN from the coding sequence ATGCCAGAAGAGCAACTCGTTACCTTTGGCCTCGGATCCGAAGAATTTGGGGTCGATATTATGCTAGTTCAAGAGATTATCCGTATTCCTCCCATTACTCGGGTCCCCAAGGCACCTAGTTTTGTCGAGGGTGTTATTAACCTCCGGGGAAATGTTATCACTGTCGTTTCTCTAAGAAATCGCTTTGGTATGGAACATGCTGAAGAAACCGATCTCAGCCGTATTATCGTCTTAGAAGTGAATAATAAGGTTTTTGGTATCCGGGTCGATGCTGTGACCGAAGTTCTTCGACTTGAAGAGGATGCGATTGAACCGCCACCGTCAGTTGCCATGGGCGTGGATTCCCACTATATTCGGGGTGTAGGAAAGATTGGAGATCGGCTTTTGATTCTGCTTGACCTCGAACATATTATGGGTGGAGAGATGAGCCATGAGTCCGGCAACTAA
- a CDS encoding chemotaxis protein CheA: MSDDDKQNGGVDLGEFLEFYLLDSQEQIEKLGAGLLQLEKEGNNSALINDLFRSAHSLKGASGTMGYTSIVALTHSAEDLLDRLRQGKIEVSMDLIDVLLSMTDRVKAMLAQVEQHEEISVEYQDVVDEMKALLNGGGSAVPKQVIEEVSEKTNNDFAPLDFSLSEQEKMKIVDARSLGHGIYQVDVQFSPNTLMKAVRAVMAVQRMENLGTVLKALPSVEELENGSYESFSILVLSDEPQEEIRSEILEVSEIDDVSVNVYPGLENEESQLELVQTSAQVQQAKDEAAATSNAVATQGETAETVPTQNHPVVKAAPSAPATSGEGNQQVHTIRVDTVRMDNLINLVGEMVITRTRLVQIGLDLKEQHKMDALVNNLNETTVYLGRLMNDLQESAMRLRMVPIGTVFSRFPRLVRDLSRKTSKEIELVLKGEDTELDKTVVEVIGDPLMHLIRNSVDHGIEHPEERLAAGKPEVGQITLDAYHDGNHIAILVADDGGGLDLPKIRQKAVEKGLISAQEELTDREIANLIFLPGFSTADKVTDISGRGVGMDVVKKALNNLGGVVDIDTRKGYGTTFTIRLPLTLAIIQALLVEVGTEIYAVPLSSVLETLLVERKEIKTVGGLPMVQLRGNTLPLISLQEKFELPTPETPSAEVFVVVVGLGDKTLGLIVDGLRGQQEIVIKSLGDVLNNLPGIAGATILGDGKVTLILDVGSLLQDILVKRKS; encoded by the coding sequence ATGAGTGACGACGACAAACAAAATGGTGGAGTTGATTTAGGAGAATTTCTAGAATTTTATCTTTTGGATTCTCAGGAGCAGATTGAAAAGTTAGGCGCAGGGCTTTTGCAGTTGGAAAAAGAGGGTAATAATTCTGCCCTCATTAATGACTTGTTCCGATCGGCCCATAGTTTAAAAGGGGCTTCGGGGACGATGGGCTATACTTCCATTGTGGCTTTAACGCACTCAGCAGAGGATCTACTGGACCGATTGCGTCAAGGAAAAATCGAAGTTTCCATGGATTTAATCGATGTGTTGCTCTCAATGACAGACCGAGTTAAGGCGATGCTTGCGCAAGTTGAACAACATGAAGAGATTAGTGTTGAGTATCAGGATGTAGTGGATGAAATGAAAGCCCTATTGAATGGTGGGGGTAGCGCTGTACCTAAACAAGTCATTGAAGAGGTTAGTGAAAAAACGAACAATGATTTTGCCCCTCTTGATTTTTCGTTATCAGAACAAGAAAAAATGAAAATTGTGGATGCTCGAAGTTTAGGACATGGTATTTATCAGGTTGACGTACAATTTTCACCTAACACCCTGATGAAAGCGGTCCGTGCGGTTATGGCCGTTCAGCGGATGGAAAATTTGGGAACTGTGTTGAAGGCATTACCTAGTGTTGAGGAATTAGAAAACGGATCCTATGAGAGTTTTTCGATTCTCGTCTTATCGGATGAGCCTCAAGAAGAAATCCGCTCGGAAATTTTAGAGGTATCCGAAATTGACGATGTTTCTGTAAATGTATACCCAGGATTAGAAAATGAAGAATCTCAACTTGAACTGGTGCAAACATCTGCACAAGTTCAACAGGCAAAAGACGAAGCTGCTGCAACTTCAAATGCGGTTGCTACCCAAGGTGAAACTGCTGAAACGGTTCCAACCCAAAATCATCCTGTAGTTAAAGCAGCTCCTTCAGCTCCAGCAACATCTGGGGAGGGGAACCAGCAAGTCCACACGATCCGCGTCGATACCGTTCGAATGGATAATCTCATTAACCTTGTGGGTGAAATGGTGATTACTCGAACCCGACTGGTTCAAATTGGGCTCGATCTTAAAGAACAACACAAGATGGATGCCTTAGTTAATAATTTGAATGAAACGACGGTCTATCTGGGTCGTTTAATGAATGACTTGCAAGAAAGTGCTATGCGTCTGAGGATGGTACCTATCGGTACTGTTTTCAGTCGTTTTCCCCGTCTTGTCAGAGACTTATCGCGTAAAACCAGTAAGGAAATTGAACTTGTTCTCAAAGGGGAAGATACTGAGCTCGATAAAACGGTAGTTGAAGTTATTGGCGATCCTTTGATGCACTTGATCCGAAATTCTGTGGATCATGGGATTGAGCATCCGGAAGAACGTCTTGCTGCGGGAAAACCGGAAGTTGGGCAAATCACCTTGGATGCCTACCATGATGGAAACCATATTGCAATTCTCGTTGCAGATGATGGCGGTGGCTTAGACCTTCCTAAAATTCGTCAAAAAGCGGTTGAGAAGGGGCTGATTAGTGCTCAAGAAGAACTAACCGACCGTGAGATTGCAAATCTGATTTTCCTCCCTGGCTTTAGTACAGCCGATAAAGTTACGGACATATCCGGTCGTGGGGTCGGTATGGATGTTGTGAAAAAGGCCCTGAACAACCTTGGGGGTGTTGTCGATATCGATACCCGAAAAGGTTATGGAACAACATTCACGATTCGCTTGCCCTTAACGTTAGCCATTATTCAAGCCCTCTTGGTGGAAGTCGGAACGGAAATTTATGCTGTCCCGCTCTCCTCTGTCTTAGAAACTCTGCTCGTTGAGCGCAAAGAGATTAAGACCGTTGGTGGTTTACCGATGGTACAACTCCGGGGTAACACTTTACCTCTTATTTCGTTGCAGGAAAAATTTGAACTGCCGACACCTGAAACACCAAGTGCTGAAGTCTTTGTTGTTGTCGTTGGCTTAGGCGATAAAACCTTAGGCCTGATTGTCGACGGTCTCCGCGGCCAGCAAGAAATTGTCATCAAATCTTTAGGCGATGTGCTCAATAACCTTCCCGGTATCGCCGGAGCAACCATCCTTGGTGATGGAAAAGTCACCTTGATCCTAGATGTAGGAAGTCTCCTGCAAGACATCCTCGTCAAGCGGAAAAGCTGA
- a CDS encoding flagellar protein FlaG: MVNAINPLNPIQLNSNQNQSLPADVFPGQRQEKANDVPMLVVDRRQGVSSAREEVPREEVEKATDKLNRMMNILDTHRVFQIHEESHRLMIKIVDNNTNEVLDEIPSKRLLDILSGITQAVGIQVDKRI; the protein is encoded by the coding sequence ATGGTAAATGCGATTAATCCGCTGAATCCTATACAACTAAACAGTAATCAAAACCAGTCTCTGCCTGCGGATGTTTTTCCTGGCCAAAGGCAAGAGAAAGCGAATGATGTACCCATGTTGGTGGTAGACCGCAGGCAGGGTGTTTCTTCTGCCCGGGAGGAGGTGCCCCGCGAAGAGGTCGAGAAAGCGACTGATAAGTTAAATCGGATGATGAACATATTGGACACTCATAGGGTATTCCAAATTCATGAGGAATCCCATCGACTCATGATTAAAATTGTGGACAATAATACCAATGAAGTGCTGGATGAGATTCCATCGAAACGTCTTTTGGATATTCTTAGCGGAATTACTCAAGCGGTGGGGATTCAAGTCGACAAACGAATTTAA
- the fliS gene encoding flagellar export chaperone FliS, with protein MVNSQIANAYKNQQVMTASPEQLTLLLYNGALRFLNESILAMEQGDFQKSHNANMRAQAIVREFMHTLDMKFEISKDLARLYEYTEYCLIQGNIKKDVEQLKHAKDVLEDLREGWTGAMQQTHVARAGAR; from the coding sequence ATGGTAAATTCGCAGATAGCGAATGCTTATAAAAATCAGCAGGTGATGACTGCTTCCCCAGAACAATTGACACTACTCCTTTATAATGGAGCCTTGCGATTTTTGAATGAAAGCATTTTGGCCATGGAGCAGGGAGACTTTCAGAAATCTCATAACGCCAATATGCGAGCTCAGGCTATCGTTCGAGAATTTATGCACACATTGGATATGAAATTCGAAATTTCTAAAGACTTGGCAAGGCTTTATGAATACACAGAATATTGTCTTATCCAAGGAAATATCAAAAAAGATGTAGAACAATTGAAACATGCTAAAGATGTGTTAGAGGATCTGCGTGAGGGTTGGACAGGGGCTATGCAACAAACCCACGTAGCACGGGCAGGAGCTAGGTGA